Within the Bacillus mesophilus genome, the region ACAAACAATAACATATCAATGTTACCATAGGACGATTACCTAGTCAATATCTTTCAGTCTATTAGTTATATCTTGCATCGAACCAATATGACGGATTTGATAGCTTGGTTTAGGTGAATCTAGTTCTGTAAAGATCAACTTCATTTGAAGGTACTTCTCTACTTGTTCCTGAAGTAACATTGGACTTTTTGTGAATAGATCGATGATATCTTTTGTTGCTTCAATCCAAATACTGTCGTCATCTCGCCCCTTTAGTTCTAATAATTCCCGCTCTAGTTTATATGCTAAAGCCTCTTTGGCTTGGACATGACCATTTCCGCACACTTGACAGGTATCGGTTTGCTGATGAAGGACATTCTCCCTAACTCGTTTCCTTGTCATTTCTAGCACACCAAGTCTTGTAAAACCATAGACGATGGTTCTCGTCCGATCTCGATCTAACTCGGCTTTTAACACTTGTAAAATTTTATTTTTCTCTACATCTGTTTTCATATCAATAAAGTCAACTAAAATAATACCGCCAATGTCACGTAACCGAACTTGTCTTGCTATTTCTAGAGCTGCCTGTTCATTTGTATTTAACACAGTGTCCTTTAAGTTAGTTTTCCCTGTAAACTTTCCTGTATTAACATCAATAATCGTCATCGCTTCAGTATGTTCAATAATTAGGTATGCACCATTAGACAGCCAGACAACCTTTTTCTGCAACCGCTCAAGTTCTGCTTCGATATGATAATAAGAAAATATCCCTTCTCTGTTTCTGTAATATGTAATATTTTCCTTTTCAAATCTAGGTAGTAGCTCTTGATACGCTTGGAAGTCATCCACAATAATCTCATCAATCCGATCTATTCCTACCTCTTGTACGATTTTATCAGATTGGTTAGCAGCGCTCTTTAACAATGTTGGTTTATTTGTTGTTTTATATATCTTTAATAGCTCTTCATATTCTAACTTAAGCTTCTCTAGCTCTACTGTTATAGTCGACGTGTCTACCTTTTCTGCTGCAGTTCGAATAATAGCTCCTTCGAAACCTGTCAGTGAATTTCGCATACTATTTTTCCAGAGTGCCCTAGTTTCCTCTGATTCCATTTTTTTAGAAACTGCAATATATTGACCATTTGGAATGTAAACCATATATTGACCTGATAGTTCGATAATATTGGTAAGCTTGGGGCCTTTACTGCCTACACTATTCTTCTCAACTTGAACGAGGATTAACTCACCCTCGCGTGCAAATTCACTAACACTCTTTTTCCTTTTTTCATCGAGCGGTAATGAATTTATATGAAAGGATAGTAGTTGATCTCGGTGCAGAAAACCATTTCGTTCTAATCCAATATCAACAAATACTGCCTGCATCCCTGGAAGTACCTTTGTAATTCGTCCCGCATATATGTTTCCACTTACATCCTGAAGCTGTGGATGAGTAAAATAAAATTCAACAGGTTTATCATTTTCTAAAATAGCGATTCTCTTCATAGAGGAAAGCAAATTCATTACGATTTTTCTATTCATAACACATCACCACTTCTCCATTAAAAATACAACCTAATAAAGTGTCACTTATTAGTAGTTCCACTTTACTGGTTGTATATGTGATAGTCAATAATCATGGATAAGATCCTTTATACTACTAGTTGTTAGCTTTTTAGAAAAATAAGCATGAAGCAATTCGTTTTCATCTAGCTCGTATCGTTTATTATTGTCTTCCTGTATGATAATAGGATGCTTATACCCTCGACAAAACTTTGAAAGTACTTCGATTAATGGATCCGCCTCTTTAACGAGTAAGGGCTTTAGTTTCAAGATGTTCTGGTGTTTGCCGTAATAACGCTCTAACAAAAATCTTATATAAACATAGGAGCATTGCTTCCATTCCGTGTACAGTGAGAAAACTAGGAAGGAAAAAATAATCCAAATATTTAATTGGTATGGCTCCATGATAAGTGTAAGTACAGCTAAAATAACGAGGATTACGCTTGAAGCTACAATAGTTAAACGATGTGCCTTTGCAAAGGACAGCTTTATTGAAAATAAAAGAAATAATAGCTTTCCACCGTCAAGCGGCC harbors:
- a CDS encoding Rne/Rng family ribonuclease; the encoded protein is MNRKIVMNLLSSMKRIAILENDKPVEFYFTHPQLQDVSGNIYAGRITKVLPGMQAVFVDIGLERNGFLHRDQLLSFHINSLPLDEKRKKSVSEFAREGELILVQVEKNSVGSKGPKLTNIIELSGQYMVYIPNGQYIAVSKKMESEETRALWKNSMRNSLTGFEGAIIRTAAEKVDTSTITVELEKLKLEYEELLKIYKTTNKPTLLKSAANQSDKIVQEVGIDRIDEIIVDDFQAYQELLPRFEKENITYYRNREGIFSYYHIEAELERLQKKVVWLSNGAYLIIEHTEAMTIIDVNTGKFTGKTNLKDTVLNTNEQAALEIARQVRLRDIGGIILVDFIDMKTDVEKNKILQVLKAELDRDRTRTIVYGFTRLGVLEMTRKRVRENVLHQQTDTCQVCGNGHVQAKEALAYKLERELLELKGRDDDSIWIEATKDIIDLFTKSPMLLQEQVEKYLQMKLIFTELDSPKPSYQIRHIGSMQDITNRLKDID
- a CDS encoding M50 family metallopeptidase, encoding MSRSLWVLAHKWKVHPLFWFIIGISIITAHFKELLMVFLIVICHEMGHACMALFFRWRIKKIELLPFGGVVELDEHGNRPLREEFFVIIAGPLQHIWISGLAFLLYETGTISAHNYELFMYHNLVILLFNLLPIWPLDGGKLLFLLFSIKLSFAKAHRLTIVASSVILVILAVLTLIMEPYQLNIWIIFSFLVFSLYTEWKQCSYVYIRFLLERYYGKHQNILKLKPLLVKEADPLIEVLSKFCRGYKHPIIIQEDNNKRYELDENELLHAYFSKKLTTSSIKDLIHDY